The sequence TGTGGATCAGCTCAATTCCCGGTTTGAAGAGAACGATCTTTCATTTCGGATTGAAGAAACCGGTGGCGGATATACATTTGTAACTCAACCAAGATATCATCCGTGGCTTAGTATATTTCAGCATGAGAATGCGTATCGGAAACTGTCTCAGCCCGCTATTGAAACACTGGCCATTGTGGCATATCGCCAGCCCATTACCAAACCGGAAGTGGATGGAATACGAGGTGTGGATTCAGGATACATTCTTAGGCAACTATTAGAGAAAATGCTGGTAAAGGTGTCGGGCAGGGCAGACTCACCCGGAAAGCCATTACTTTACAAAACAACCAGTTACTTTTTGAAGCATTTTGGGATAAATTCTGTAGATGAACTTCCTAAACCGCGTGAGATTGACGAAATTCTGAAAGATGACGATATGGCTGAACATCGCCGGTTGCTGATGGAGCGGCAGATGGAACTTGAAGATGAGGAAGCCCGTGAACTGTTTGAAGATTTTGCTGAAGAGATTGATGAGACGAATGAAAATGGCGAGGATGGGGAAGAAGACTCAGAATCTGCCAAAGAATGAGTTTGCCGAATACTACCAATAACAAAAACGAAAAATAGAGATACAGATATGAAGAAAAGTATTTTAATACTTACTACAGTTATTTTTTCAATAGTAACGATTGGCAGTTTCCAGGTCATGGATGGCCTTTCGGGAGCCTGGGCGTTTAACGTAGAACAGACAATGCCTGAATACCGTAAGGGAAAAGTTGTATTTGAAGAGGGAGAAGAGGAAGAGTACACCGGCAGAATTGAATTTGATACCGGCCGGGTAATTAGCATCAGTTCTGTAGATGTGGAAGCTGACACCGTTACATTTAGAGCCTACGTAGATGGTGGATTGGTTACAACAATTTGCACAATTGAAGGGAATGAATTGATTGGTTCGGTGCGCACGCCGGATGGAATGTTACCCTTTGAAGCGACAAGGGAAGAATAAGAAAATCAATTCGTTTACTTGTCTGACCGCTTTGATACCTGTTTAGCGTGTTTGATGGTTGAACGGGTAGTCTTGTTGATCCTGTATATTCGCGTCAGTTTGCCCGCTGCACATACCGATTTTTAACACCAGCAGCAAAGTTTCGTCCGCCTGCCGGATTTGGTCTTTAGACAAAATAGCGTGCAGACAGTAGTATGATTTTTGGCCAATTATTTCAAAAAAGTGTTCATTTGATCATTAAGCCGGAGCCACTTGGAGAAGGCAGAAACAGAAAGGCTACATAGAACCCAAGTCCCATTTTACGGGACGACAGGCAGTAGCCCTCGGTTTTTAACCGAGGGTTTATGTCAATGCTACCTACCAAAAGTCCGCCTGGCGGACGACACCTGATCCTCGCCATAACATGCTTACAAGCAGTGCCGTACTAATTTTTACCACAGTTGTATCTTTTTAATCATGCTAAACAGATACCCGCTTTGATCGGTCTGACGGGTAGCCAGACACTTCTCTTGATCGGTGTGTAAATAGTGTGTACTTTAATACACACTTTAAAACGCTTAATGAAATTCGCTTTGTCAGAAAAAAGTTTTACAGCATCAGCTCTTTGGGATAGGCTGGGAATCGGCATCTCAGGAATGTGTGCCATTCATTGTCTTTTAGTACCGGTGCTTATAGCCGTTCTTCCTTTATGGGGGTTTACCACTGTAATGCACGAATGGCTGCACCCTATATTTATAGTACTCATTTTACCGACCATATATTTCGCCTCAAAACGGAGTCATTTTGACAAAAAGATCACGCGTCTTTTGTCGGGCGGATTTTTACTGGTTTTGATAGGCTGGTTCCCCGGGCATTTTTTTATCGGACTCTGGTTCGAAACCACTTTAACTGTTATTGGGAGTGGATTGTTAATAGCCGGACACTGGTTTAACTATCGCCATCATCAAACCTGCGATGTAAAAAAGCATAATCACCATCCCATCCTGGAAGAAGAAAATCATCCGCATCATGAAACGTCTTAACTTTACACTTGATAATACTACAGTTGGCCTGCTTCAGGAACTCGCTGATAAATTTTACAGCGGCAATAAATCTCAAACCGTGCGAGCGGCATTGGAAAGCCTTGCTTCTCACCAGGGACACGACGGCTGGGTGATTACCGGATATACACCACTTCGGATGGACCACGAGGTTAGCTGTCATACCTGTGGTAAAGAACATGATGAAGGAAAAGTACTTTTCAAACCTGTTTTTGAGCGAGGCAACAGTCCCAAGGCGATCCAGCACATTCCAAGTGAAGAGTGGGTTGAGTGTACCGCGTGCGTTGAAAAAACTTCTTGATAATCACCTGTACCTAATTTTTGATTAACCCTATAAGGAACCGAACTTAATAAATTCCTGCCATTTTGAACTTGATTCAGAATCTCCAATTGTTAATCAGTGTGGAGATACCGGATCGGGGTCCGGTATGACAAAAATGAGAATATTGATTTTCCTTACATCCTTTTTGACAGTCTCGATTCAGAGATTTGACCATTGAAGAAGCCCGAATGGGGTTTCCCAAGGGATGTCTTTGGCGCAATAAATACCCAATTATTTCTCAATAATGAATATTTGATCCATTCGGGGTCTCTCGGAATTCGCCTGCTGCCACCCCGTATTTCATGCAGGACTATATACATTCAAACCTCTTATCATGGGTTTGGGGATTCAATTCAGGAACCCTATAAAACTGTTCCTGGCGCGTTAAAAAGAACGATTCTTCTTAATTTTTAAAATGGTTAGGACAGCTGTGAGTTAGAATATTTAATATGCTCAGACGGACTTTGAAAATTTGAAAAACGTGAGACTTGAATTCCACTCCAGTTTGGATTATCTAAAAGAAACTACATACCCATGTAGTGAATGGCTTTCAAATGATAGCCATTTTTAAATAAAAACTGATGGAAGAAAACGGACAAGAACCGAAACTGATACGTGTCGTCATTGTAGAGGATAACCAATATATTCGCGAGGGATGGGAGACCATTCTGGATAGCGATTCTCAAATCGTGGTAAAGAATACATTTCGCGATTGTGAGTCGGCTCTTGAATCCGATGATATTGCCTGGTGTGATATCATTCTTTTAGACATTCAGCTTCCGGGAATTTTGGGTACAGAAGGCGTCGAGAAGTTTTTAGAGATCAATCCTAAACTCTCCATCATTATGATTTCGGTGATGGAAGATTCCCAGCATATCTTTAAAGCTCTGCAGAACGGGGCTATTGGGTATCTCATCAAAAAAGTGGGACCGGATGAACTGATCCAGGCGGTAAAAGATGCGTATGAAGGAGGTTCTCCCATGTCTCCGATTATTGCCCGAAAAGTGATCGCTTCTATGCAGACTCAACCCAAGAAAAAGAAGAAACTGGATCTTACCGACCGGGAGCAGCAGGTCTTGCGATTGTTGGCAGAAGGTAATTCCTATTCAGCTATTGCCGATAAAATCTATCTGTCTGTGGATGGTGTAGGCTATCATATCCGAAATATTTACCGGAAACTACAGGTAAACAGCAAAGCGGAAGCGGTGGCAATGGGGCTTGCAAATGGCCTAATAACGATGGCCAGGGAATAATTGTAAACTAACTGCAATTATTATTTTTTAGAAGTACTAAAAAAATGGTACTCTCTAACGGGATTTCTATTCAACACAACATGGTAAACTAAAAAAGAACAGGTGTACATCGTGAATCCAATCGTTAAGGCTGTAGAAAATAAAACGGATGCTGAGCTCATCATTAAAGACAAAACCAAAGCGAAGTCAGAATCTGTTTCTCCCCATTCAAGGAAAAAGCTTACAAATGAAAACCTGTTCGACTTAACTTTTATATCAGAGACAAAAAGCCCCATATATATTCGAATTAAGTCTATTCCCCGAGATAGTGATCTCGGAGACGGAAATGATCCTGTAATTGTTGAAGCAGGAGATCCGGAAGAAGTTGAAGATTTATAACCAAATGGTTTATTAATGATCAGGTGGATAAGCGTTGTTCTGCTTACTCTTCTTTATCCTTTAAGTGTATGTGGACAGGGTGTGCCTCTTATCCACCATTACAGTTCAGAAGAGATCGGTACCCATCCTCAAATTTGGTCTGTAACACAGGATGATTCCGGGTTTCTCTATTTTGGAAGTCAGGGAGAAACGATACAAGAATTTGACAGTGTAGATTGGGAGAGCTTACAATATAAACCCGATACAGGGGCTATTCGGTCGCTTCAGTTGTTTAATTCAAAGATCCATTGGGGCGCTGTTGGAGATTTTGGATATCTCGAAAGCGATTCATTAAATAAGTTTAGATTAGTTTCCCTGAAAAACCAGATTGACTCTACTCGCCGTTCGTTTGCTGATGTTTGGCAGATAGTTGAGTTTGATGAGAAGCTGTATCATCGCACATCGGATGCTATTTTGATATTGGAACAGGATACGGTAAAAGTTGTGGAGAGCGAAGAGAGACTCCGGGGAATTTTTAAAGCAGGCGATGAACTTTGGGTTCAACGAGAAGCCAGCGGATTAAACCGGATGGTGAATTACCAATGGAAACCCATTGAAGGGTCTGATCCATTTACCGATGATCGATTGATCGAAATACTCAAATACCCCGATTATAAACTGTTGATATTCAGAAATCACGGTTTTGTGAAATACCAAAATGGACGCTTTACTGATCTGTCCACCGGTGCAGATGACTATTTACAGGAACATTCTCTTTATAGGGCAACTGCTATCAATGAAACGGATATTGCACTGGCGTTTCTGAATGGGGGAGTGGTGGTGATGAGTAATGATGGTACGATTCAACATATTCTAACCGAAGAAAATGGACTTCCCACAAATGTAATTTATGAGGTTTATAAAGACCGGGAAGGGACACTTTGGGCAACATCATCAGACGGAGTTATAAAAATCCTGGCTAATAATCCACTTACCGCTATTCAAGAGCAAAATGGGTTTGATGGCAGTACAAAATTTATAGAGTCCTTAGAGGGTACGGTATATATTGGGTCGACCCATGGATTATTTCTTCTTGAAGATGAGAATGAAGTTCATAAACATCCCGGTATAGATGAATTGGTGTATGATGCTATTCAACTAAACGGGACTCTCTATGCTTCGTTTCCGTCCGGCTTGTTTCGAATTTTGGGTAATGAGTCTGAAAATATTCTTAAGGAGGGCAGCTACAGAAAACTGGAAATTCCCGGTAACAGCGGAAATACTTTTTTTGGAGCTCATCGGAATTCCATCGAACAGATTACCATAAGTGAACAATCCGTTGATCGTTCGGAAGTGTTATACAGCGAATCAGAAATTCGCCAGTTTTATGCAGATATCGATGGAATTTGGGCCGTTACTTTTCAAAATGAAGTTCTGTTTACCTCATTAGATGGTAATCAGACAAGAAAATACATCCCTGATATTGAGGGTGAATATTCCACCATCAGAAATATCTCTTCGATAAATGATAAGATAAGCCTGGCGACAGATGGCGGGCTATATATATTTGATAAAGAATCCGATTCATTTTTGCCAGATACCAGTTTTAATTTGTATGAATCTCCTTCCGGTAACTCAAATATTGTGACATCCCAGGTCTTTTCATTTGAGCAGTGTTCAGATGATGAAATTTGGTTTATAAGTGGCCATAAAATCAAAAGGGCGATTCGTGTAAATCATTCATGGGAAATTATTGAAAAGCCGTACAGTCTGATTGGAAATGAGGGTTCAATACAGGAGATTCATTGTAATTCTGATGGAAGTCTCTGGTTTGGCGGCTCCGAGGGGCTGTTCCATCTGTCTGATACTGATTGGAGTTACGAATCCGATTTTAACACAAACATTACCGGTGTTTTTATGCCCAACGATTCATTGATCTATGGCGGGCACGGGGAACTCCCAGATATACCAGAGTTTACATATGAAAACAATGATCTTCGTTTTACCTATGCCGCAGCCAGTTATATCGATCCGGCGCTGAATACTTATAGAATAAGGCTGCAGGGATATGATGACCAGTGGAGTGAATGGACGGAGGAAATGCAGAAAGATTATACATTTATACCGGAAGGTACCTATACATTCCAGGTTCAGGGAAAAAATGTATATGAAAAGGCCGGGAGTATCGATTCATTTACGTTTACCATTCTGCCGCCCTGGTACAGAACCATCTGGGCGTATATAGGATATTTGTTGATTGCAGGCGGAATTATTTATGGCGGCTATCGAATACGATTGAATGCCATATTAAGAGAGCAACGAATTCGCGATGGTATCGCACGGGATCTTCATGATGAATTAAGTTCAACGCTCAGTAGTATAAATTTTTTCGCGGATGCCATCAATTCCAGGAAACTTGGAGAAAAAGAGAACAATCGATTTCTGTCATTAATCACAAAATCATCCCGCGAGGCGAAAGAAAAAGTCAGTGATATTGTATGGGTTATCCACTCCGAAAACGACGATTGGACGAACCTGTTTCTGCGTTGTAAACGGTTTGCAGCCGATATGCTGGACGCACAAAATATTAAACATGAGTTTACATATCCCGATGAATTTTCGGGCCGTCCCACCATTACTGAACGCAAAAATATCTGGCTGATTTTTCGGGAGATCCTCACCAATATCGCCCGCCATTCAGAGGCTAATCATGTAGTTGTTCAGTTTCAGATGATCTCGGGAAGACTGCATATTCGAATTGAAGATGACGGCATTGGATTCGACCCGGAAAAAATAAGAAGTGACGGTTACGGAGTGCAAAATATTAAAGAGAGAGTTGAGCAATTGAATGGAGAATATAATCTAAAAACAAATCCCGGTAAGGGAACCCACTGGCTGATTAAAGTGCCGGTAGCCTGAGGCCTCTCTCCTCTGCTAATTCTATGTTCATAATTATCGCTGATACAAACAAAAACTGCATAGATATGTAGTGTTTAATGGGGGTGATGAAAGTATTTTCAATAGGAAGAGAAGAAGTTATATGCTTTTACGATATAAACCTTTCAGCCTGCAGAAATGAAAAAACTTTTAAAACATCTAAATCAACACAGATTAACAAGGGTCTTTGTGCCCGTCATCCTGGGATTGGTTGTTCTATCAGCATCCTCAATTTTTTCTTCGGGAAGTAACCATTATTTACATTTTCAAAAAGATCCATCTGCTGTGATAAAAAAATCGAAGACCCTGTCTGTAACATATGCGGTTAAAAAAAATTTTGGGCAGCATGAATCTCTTACATCGGGCGGAAGTTTTAACTGGAATTCAACATCAGAAGTTATTCCATAAACGAATAAATATGGTATTGAATACAAAACTACATAGTTATGTAGTGAGATTGGAGAAGATTAAGGATATGCTTCAGGCAGAGAATAATTCATAACCCAACCTTTAAAGTTACATAAAGCGAGGTTGTGTAGCGGGCATGGAGGTGCCTGTAAAGTGAAGGTTGGGTTAGATTTTCTCAATGGAGTTATTACGTTGGTTTTTTTGGGTAGAAAATTGCTAATCACCCATTAAACCTCTTTAACTCTATTAGCTTATCATATATGATAACGGAGAGACAAAACGGCGGACCTGATTGAGCGCAGGTCTGCCGTTGCTTTTTAAAGTAATGATCTATCCTGTCTTTGTGTTAATTCGTAAATTGTCAGTCTCACAACTTTGTAATCAATCTCAAAATCTATGCTTCTATTTGATAAGCGATTCTTTCGGGCCGTTTCAATGTTGCTTTTGACTTCTTTTTCTACGCTTGCAATGGCAGTTCAGAACGAACCTTATTTTACCAGTCATCCAACCTTAACCCCGGATGCCCAAACCATAATATTTAGCTATGAAAGTGATCTGTGGAAAGTACCGGCAGATGGAGGAATAGCTACAAGACTAACAGCAATGGATGGCGTTGAAACCCGTCCGTCTGTTTCTCCGGATGGACGATGGATTGCGTTTTCATCAAACCAGTATGGAAACCAGGATCTCTATATTATGCCGATAGAAGGAGGGGATCTGCAGCAACTTACATTCCATCAATCAACAGATGAAGTAGAAGGTTGGTCCTGGGATTCCGAAACGATCTATTTTACATCCGACCGTGAGAATCGGTTTAGTACGTGGGAAATATCAAGAGAAGGTGGAACTCCGGGCAGAATTTTTGCTCATTATCACAATACCGATCACAACCTGGCGATGCATCCAAACGGGTCGTTCTACTTTAATACCTCGTGGGAGAGTAAAAATCAGGATCACAGGAAACGATATCGCGGCGAATTTGCCCCTCAAATTGAGGTATATGATCCCGAAACGGAGCAGTACCGGGTGTTGACAGAGTTTCGCGGTAAAGATATGTGGCCAACCATTGATGAAAACGGCACAGTTTATTTTATCTCTGATGAATTAAATGGAGAGTATAATTTGTATCAGTTTAACCTGGGAGTGAAAGAACATCTGACAGAGTTTTCATCATCCATCAAATTTCCGAATGTAAGTGCGAATGGTGAGAAAGTTGTTTTTGAAAAGGATTACCAGCTTTGGATCTACCATGTTACAACGGGTGAGGCAAACAGGGTGCCGATTTCGGTGTATGGAAACAACACATTAGCCAAAGAACAGGATTTTAATGTGCAGGGAAATATCACGGCATTTGATCTATCACCTGATAAAGAGAAGTTGGCGTTTTCATCAAGAGGAGAACTGTTTATTTCTGACGCAGAAGGTAAATTTGTGCGAAAACTGCCAACAAGTGTGGATGGCCGCGTGAAGGAAGTTCTTTGGATGAACGATAACAAAACCATCCTGTTCAATCAGACAAAAGACGGATATCAAAATCTGTTTACTATCTCGGCTAATGGTGCATCAGGGGAAATCCAGGTTACGGATGAGATGCAAAATAATCGATCTGTTTCCCTAAACAGTGACCGGACAAAAGCTGTATATCTGAGTGGAAGAGGTGAAGTTCGAATCATGGATCTACAATCGTACGAGAGCGAAACTGTAGTTGTAGATGAAATTTGGGACCTCTTTTCTTCGCCTCCAATTTTCTCTCCCAATGATACCTTTATCGTTTACACGGCTTTCAGAAATTTCGAACAGAATCTGTATCTCTATGATATTGAAAACGAATCGGTTATTACAATAACTGATACCTTTGTCTCAGAGACAAATCCGGTATGGTCTCCCGATGGGAAATATATCTACTTCCAGACCAATCGAACCCAGCCAAACTATCCGTACGGTCCACAAGAAACAGATATCTATCGAATAGCCTTAGATTTGATTGAACCAGAATTTCGGTCGGAACAAGTAGATAAACTGTTTGAGGAAACCGAAGATGAAGGGACAAATGATGAAAATGGAAACGGTGAAGAACCTGAAGAAGATAGTATTGAAATAACCATCCGGGAAGAGGGACTGCGGGACAGATGGGAGCAGGTTGGAACACAGTTCGGTACACAAACAACACCGCAAATTTTTAAAAAAGGTGAGAAGACATACCTGCTTTACAGGTCGAACCACTCCCAGGGAGACACCAGTTGGTGGAAAACGGTATTTGAACCTTTTGAAACTCCTAAAACTGAGAAAATTGATGGAACCGAGATGGAATCAAGTGGGGTTTTGAATGTGGATGATTCTTACTGGGTGCTCCTGAATGGTGATATCCACACAATGAATATTGAATCCGGCAGTGTTGAAAAGATTGAGATCACTCACACGTTTCGGCGGAATCTTCGGGATGAGTTCAACCAGATGTTTGATGAAATGTGGGCAAACCTGGAAGAGAATTTTTACAGCAGCGATTTTCATGGCGAAAACTGGGAGTCTGTTCGCAATTATTACCGGCAATTTTTGCCGCATGTGCGTACAAGAAGCAATCTGAGAGAGCTGCTGAATGATATGGTTGGAGAGCTGAACTCTTCACATCTTGGTTTTTATTCATCGGGGGATGAAGAAGATCTCTATTATGGAAGTTCATCCCTGGCGACCGGTATCTTGTTTGAGGATGATGATCCCTATATCGTTCAACGGGTCGTCGATCAATCGCCAGCCTGGCAAACAGATGGAGAGGTTCAGCCCGGCGATCAGTTAATAAAAGTGAATGGATTGGAGGTTGATCCATCACAAAACAGGGAGTATTATTTTACAAAACCATCCATGGACGAGGAGATGATTTTGACATTTCGCCGTGGATCAGCCAATCATGAAGTAAAACTAAAACCAAGCTCTTATACCTCTGTTCGGGATGATATATATGAGGAGTGGATTGGCCAACGTCAGCAAATTGTTGATGAACAATCTGACGAAAGAATTGCTTATATCCATATGAAAAATATGGGAGGCGGTGAACTGGAGAATTTTAAAGAAGAGATGGTTTCTGAGGGTGAACAGCGGGATGCTTTAATTCTCGATCTGCGATATAATACCGGTGGAAATGTCCATGATGATGTTCTCCGGTTTCTCTCACAACGACCTTACCTGCAATGGGGATACAGGGAAGGCGAGTTAACAACTCAATCGAATTTTACTCCGGCCTCTAAACCGATCGTTCTGCTTGTAAATGAACAATCTCTGAGCGATGCTGAACTGACCGCCCAGGGATTTAAGGAACTCGGCCTGGGAACAATTATCGGTACAGAAACCTATCGGTGGATAATTTTTACCTCCGGAAAGAGACTGGTTGATGGTTCCTTCTACCGTTTACCTTCATGGGGTGTTTACACACTCGGTGGCGAAAACCTTGAAAAAACAGGAGTTGATCCGGATATCTATCTAAAAAATACATTCAAAGATCGCTTAGAGGGAGAAGATCCGCAGCTTCAATTAGCTATTGAGCACGTTATGCAGGAATTGAATGAGCAGAAACCTTAAATAGGTAATTTTTTATTCCTATTGTATAAAGTCGGTAAATCTTGTTTTTTTGGGAGAGTTGATTTTGAATTTTACAGATTGCAAAAAGAATGACCTTTGAAATAGCTTTTGTATTTCTGCTGTTGGTTGTAGCCGTTTTTCTCTTCATTACCGACTATGTAACCTTCGATGTTACAGCTATTATCATAATGGCGTGCCTTTTAGGATCGGGTATTCTTACACCTACAGAAGGCCTCTCGGGATTTAGTAATCCAGCTACCGTTACTGTGGCAGCAATGTTTGTATTAAGTGAGGGGATGAGGCGAACCGGTATACTAAATACCGCAGGTGATTTCTTTTCAGAGAAGATGCAGCAGAATTTTAACTACTGGTTTTTTGCACTTCTTCTTTTCATTTGTGTGATTTCTGCATTTATCAATAACACGGCGGCCGTTGCAATTTTTATTCCCGTGATTATGGGAATTGCCTCAAAAGTTGGAGTGAGTCCCTCCCGAATGCTAATGCCACTCTCTTTTGCCGGAATGATCGGTGGAACTACAACACTGATTGGTACATCCACAAACATCCTGGTAAGCTCAATTGCTGTAGATAGGGGGATGAGTGCAATCAGTATGTTTGAGCTGACTCCAATGGGGCTCATCTTTATTGTATCAGGTTTTATTTTTCTCTTTACAGTTGGGATAAAGATGATTCCTGAGCGTAGAAAAGAGGAGGAGCTGACCAAAGAGTATGAGATGCAGCATTATCTTACAGATATTAAAATTAATGATGATTCTTCACTCGTAGGCACATACCTGGATGAAGAAGATTTAACAAAAAACCTGGATTTGGATGTGATTCGGGTTTTTAAACAGAACGATGATTCATCAGCAAAAAGGAATCAAATCAAGATTGAGGGCGGAGATATTTTACGAATCCGCGGAAATGTAGACGAGATGAAAAAGTTGATGAAAAGTGAAGATGTTTCACTGCTTCCCTCAAGAGAATGGATGGATAAAGACCTTGAACACGGCCGCGATGCGATTGTTGAGGCCGTTATTGCACCTGAATCATCCCTTGTAAAAACAAAACTGGGAGACTTTCCTTTCTATGAAAATATTGGGGCAGTGCCACTGGCTATTCGTCAGCGGGGAGAAGTTAAGCATGATGACTTAGCAGATATAGAGCTTTCAGGAGGAGATTCAATCTTGTTGAGTATGAGTACTGAGAGATCAGCAGAGCTTGAAGATGAACCGGCATTTGTGTTGGTTTCAAAAATCGACACCATCTTGTATCGCGAGGAAAAAACATATTGGGCACTTGGAATCCTGGCGGGTGTGGTATCAACAGCTGCTTTGGGTATTACTTCTATTGTAATAAGTGCCGTGATTGGAGTGATCCTAATGATTTTAACGGGGTGTCTTCGAACGGACGAAGCATACGAGGCAATTAACTGGAAGGTTGTAATGCTTCTTGCCGGAGTGTTGCCGTTGGGCACAGCAATGGATAAGACCGGTGCCGCTGAATTAATGGCCACAGGTATGGTGGATACACTTGCAACATTTGGCCCAACGATATTGATGTCCGGCTTTTTTCTGCTAACGCTTATCATCACTGCTGTTATGTCTAATAATGCATCGGCAGCTCTTCTGGCACCCATCGCAATTGAGGCTGCGTCAACCATCAATGTAAACCCGCAAGCTTTCTTGTATGCTGTTACATTTGCTGCTTCACTCAGCCTGATTACTCCATTCGGATATCAGACAAATACCATGATTTACGGGCCGGGCCACTATACAATAAAAGATTTTTTCAAAATCGGACTCCCTCTCAATATCATTTTTTGGATTCTTGCAACAATCTTTATCCCCATGATATGGCCGTTTTAAGTGATATTTTATAATCTCTGATCAAAGCTAAATGGTGTGATATTGTGAACTTTTACCTTAGAAAATTCAGCGTGCTGCGGATTGATCAGAATATTGGTTTC is a genomic window of Balneolaceae bacterium containing:
- a CDS encoding MerC domain-containing protein → MSEKSFTASALWDRLGIGISGMCAIHCLLVPVLIAVLPLWGFTTVMHEWLHPIFIVLILPTIYFASKRSHFDKKITRLLSGGFLLVLIGWFPGHFFIGLWFETTLTVIGSGLLIAGHWFNYRHHQTCDVKKHNHHPILEEENHPHHETS
- a CDS encoding S41 family peptidase translates to MLLFDKRFFRAVSMLLLTSFSTLAMAVQNEPYFTSHPTLTPDAQTIIFSYESDLWKVPADGGIATRLTAMDGVETRPSVSPDGRWIAFSSNQYGNQDLYIMPIEGGDLQQLTFHQSTDEVEGWSWDSETIYFTSDRENRFSTWEISREGGTPGRIFAHYHNTDHNLAMHPNGSFYFNTSWESKNQDHRKRYRGEFAPQIEVYDPETEQYRVLTEFRGKDMWPTIDENGTVYFISDELNGEYNLYQFNLGVKEHLTEFSSSIKFPNVSANGEKVVFEKDYQLWIYHVTTGEANRVPISVYGNNTLAKEQDFNVQGNITAFDLSPDKEKLAFSSRGELFISDAEGKFVRKLPTSVDGRVKEVLWMNDNKTILFNQTKDGYQNLFTISANGASGEIQVTDEMQNNRSVSLNSDRTKAVYLSGRGEVRIMDLQSYESETVVVDEIWDLFSSPPIFSPNDTFIVYTAFRNFEQNLYLYDIENESVITITDTFVSETNPVWSPDGKYIYFQTNRTQPNYPYGPQETDIYRIALDLIEPEFRSEQVDKLFEETEDEGTNDENGNGEEPEEDSIEITIREEGLRDRWEQVGTQFGTQTTPQIFKKGEKTYLLYRSNHSQGDTSWWKTVFEPFETPKTEKIDGTEMESSGVLNVDDSYWVLLNGDIHTMNIESGSVEKIEITHTFRRNLRDEFNQMFDEMWANLEENFYSSDFHGENWESVRNYYRQFLPHVRTRSNLRELLNDMVGELNSSHLGFYSSGDEEDLYYGSSSLATGILFEDDDPYIVQRVVDQSPAWQTDGEVQPGDQLIKVNGLEVDPSQNREYYFTKPSMDEEMILTFRRGSANHEVKLKPSSYTSVRDDIYEEWIGQRQQIVDEQSDERIAYIHMKNMGGGELENFKEEMVSEGEQRDALILDLRYNTGGNVHDDVLRFLSQRPYLQWGYREGELTTQSNFTPASKPIVLLVNEQSLSDAELTAQGFKELGLGTIIGTETYRWIIFTSGKRLVDGSFYRLPSWGVYTLGGENLEKTGVDPDIYLKNTFKDRLEGEDPQLQLAIEHVMQELNEQKP
- the scpB gene encoding SMC-Scp complex subunit ScpB; translated protein: MLDYRFVDGTRLTSVIEALIFASPEPISWEKLADIIKESEEELELDQTVIQKIVDQLNSRFEENDLSFRIEETGGGYTFVTQPRYHPWLSIFQHENAYRKLSQPAIETLAIVAYRQPITKPEVDGIRGVDSGYILRQLLEKMLVKVSGRADSPGKPLLYKTTSYFLKHFGINSVDELPKPREIDEILKDDDMAEHRRLLMERQMELEDEEARELFEDFAEEIDETNENGEDGEEDSESAKE
- a CDS encoding triple tyrosine motif-containing protein, whose protein sequence is MIRWISVVLLTLLYPLSVCGQGVPLIHHYSSEEIGTHPQIWSVTQDDSGFLYFGSQGETIQEFDSVDWESLQYKPDTGAIRSLQLFNSKIHWGAVGDFGYLESDSLNKFRLVSLKNQIDSTRRSFADVWQIVEFDEKLYHRTSDAILILEQDTVKVVESEERLRGIFKAGDELWVQREASGLNRMVNYQWKPIEGSDPFTDDRLIEILKYPDYKLLIFRNHGFVKYQNGRFTDLSTGADDYLQEHSLYRATAINETDIALAFLNGGVVVMSNDGTIQHILTEENGLPTNVIYEVYKDREGTLWATSSDGVIKILANNPLTAIQEQNGFDGSTKFIESLEGTVYIGSTHGLFLLEDENEVHKHPGIDELVYDAIQLNGTLYASFPSGLFRILGNESENILKEGSYRKLEIPGNSGNTFFGAHRNSIEQITISEQSVDRSEVLYSESEIRQFYADIDGIWAVTFQNEVLFTSLDGNQTRKYIPDIEGEYSTIRNISSINDKISLATDGGLYIFDKESDSFLPDTSFNLYESPSGNSNIVTSQVFSFEQCSDDEIWFISGHKIKRAIRVNHSWEIIEKPYSLIGNEGSIQEIHCNSDGSLWFGGSEGLFHLSDTDWSYESDFNTNITGVFMPNDSLIYGGHGELPDIPEFTYENNDLRFTYAAASYIDPALNTYRIRLQGYDDQWSEWTEEMQKDYTFIPEGTYTFQVQGKNVYEKAGSIDSFTFTILPPWYRTIWAYIGYLLIAGGIIYGGYRIRLNAILREQRIRDGIARDLHDELSSTLSSINFFADAINSRKLGEKENNRFLSLITKSSREAKEKVSDIVWVIHSENDDWTNLFLRCKRFAADMLDAQNIKHEFTYPDEFSGRPTITERKNIWLIFREILTNIARHSEANHVVVQFQMISGRLHIRIEDDGIGFDPEKIRSDGYGVQNIKERVEQLNGEYNLKTNPGKGTHWLIKVPVA
- a CDS encoding response regulator transcription factor yields the protein MEENGQEPKLIRVVIVEDNQYIREGWETILDSDSQIVVKNTFRDCESALESDDIAWCDIILLDIQLPGILGTEGVEKFLEINPKLSIIMISVMEDSQHIFKALQNGAIGYLIKKVGPDELIQAVKDAYEGGSPMSPIIARKVIASMQTQPKKKKKLDLTDREQQVLRLLAEGNSYSAIADKIYLSVDGVGYHIRNIYRKLQVNSKAEAVAMGLANGLITMARE